A genomic window from Cyanobacteriota bacterium includes:
- a CDS encoding class I SAM-dependent methyltransferase has product MNLYTQFLLPRLMDWSMSSSELANYRRDLLANVRGDVLEIGFGTGLNLAYYPPHVQRLTAIDANPGMHSIAQRRVQQSSLTVDHRVLNGEQLPMADNSFDSVVSTWTLCSIRNVHQAIAEVYRVLRPGGQFLFVEHGLSSNPKVQVWQRRLTPLQRVIADGCHLDRAIHDLVATCFQQITLEHFPCPTLPEVIGYFYKGIATKNL; this is encoded by the coding sequence ATGAATCTCTATACACAGTTCCTCTTGCCTCGACTCATGGACTGGTCGATGTCTAGCTCTGAGCTAGCTAACTATCGCCGTGACCTGTTGGCTAATGTGCGTGGTGATGTGCTAGAAATCGGTTTTGGTACTGGGCTAAATTTGGCCTACTATCCGCCCCATGTGCAGCGTTTAACTGCGATCGATGCTAACCCTGGAATGCATAGTATTGCCCAGCGGCGAGTGCAGCAGTCATCCCTCACAGTAGACCATCGGGTGTTAAATGGTGAACAATTACCCATGGCTGATAACAGCTTTGATAGTGTGGTGAGCACTTGGACGTTGTGTAGTATACGAAACGTGCACCAGGCTATTGCCGAAGTATATCGTGTGCTCAGGCCGGGTGGGCAGTTCTTGTTTGTCGAGCACGGCCTTAGCAGCAATCCCAAAGTGCAAGTTTGGCAGCGTCGTCTCACCCCTCTGCAACGAGTAATTGCCGATGGTTGTCATCTTGATCGTGCCATCCATGACCTCGTAGCAACCTGTTTTCAGCAAATTACCCTGGAACATTTTCCCTGCCCTACCTTGCCTGAAGTAATTGGCTATTTCTATAAAGGGATTGCTACCAAGAACCTATAG
- a CDS encoding thioredoxin family protein encodes MARTASTMLELGTKAPDFQLPDVVSGSTVSLATYADKKALLVMFICCHCPYVKHVQTELANLGKDYADKDIAIVAISANDVENYPDDSPEKMKAMATELGFTFPFCYDESQETAKAYTAACTPDFFLFNRDRTLVYRGQLDDSRPGNDIPVTGKDLRAAIDNLLADQAIDPNQKPSIGCNIKWKPGNSPAYYSA; translated from the coding sequence ATGGCAAGAACAGCCTCTACGATGTTGGAATTGGGTACTAAGGCTCCCGATTTTCAACTTCCTGATGTAGTGTCTGGTAGCACAGTTTCCTTAGCTACCTATGCGGATAAAAAAGCGCTATTAGTGATGTTTATTTGTTGCCACTGTCCCTACGTAAAGCATGTTCAGACTGAACTGGCCAACCTAGGGAAAGACTACGCTGACAAGGATATTGCGATCGTGGCTATTAGTGCTAACGATGTCGAGAACTATCCTGACGATTCCCCCGAGAAGATGAAAGCGATGGCTACTGAGCTAGGGTTTACCTTCCCCTTCTGCTATGACGAAAGTCAAGAAACGGCTAAGGCTTACACGGCTGCTTGCACTCCAGACTTTTTCTTGTTTAACCGCGATCGCACCTTAGTGTATCGGGGACAGTTGGATGACAGTCGTCCGGGCAATGATATTCCCGTTACGGGCAAAGACCTACGAGCAGCAATCGACAACTTACTAGCCGACCAAGCGATCGATCCCAATCAAAAGCCCAGCATTGGCTGCAACATCAAGTGGAAACCTGGCAACTCCCCTGCCTACTACAGCGCTTAG
- a CDS encoding 2-phosphosulfolactate phosphatase family protein: MKVFVYHTPELAPEGKWPDCAIAVDVLRATTTIATALAHGAEAVQVFSDMAQLMAVSEQWAPEQRVRAGERGGSKVEGCDLGNSPLDCTPELMKGRRLFISTTNGTRCLTRIQKAATVLTAALVNRHAVVNYLAAVQPETVWIVGSGWEGSFSLEDTICAGAISYAFATLSGQPPEAMIGNDEVVGAIALYTQWKDRLLELMHYASHGQRLLRLQCHEDLEYCVQMDSVDVLPIQREPGVLVRYVA, encoded by the coding sequence ATGAAAGTTTTTGTCTACCACACGCCGGAACTAGCGCCTGAGGGTAAATGGCCTGATTGTGCAATTGCAGTAGATGTGTTGCGGGCAACCACAACGATCGCCACAGCCCTAGCTCACGGTGCTGAAGCCGTACAGGTCTTTAGCGATATGGCGCAGTTAATGGCTGTTAGTGAGCAATGGGCACCCGAACAGCGAGTTCGGGCAGGGGAGCGGGGTGGCTCTAAGGTAGAGGGCTGTGATCTTGGTAACTCACCATTAGACTGCACACCAGAACTGATGAAAGGACGACGATTGTTTATTAGCACCACCAATGGCACCCGCTGCTTAACTCGAATTCAAAAAGCCGCTACCGTGTTAACGGCGGCACTTGTTAATCGCCACGCAGTTGTGAACTACTTGGCTGCTGTCCAGCCTGAAACCGTGTGGATTGTGGGGTCAGGTTGGGAGGGCAGTTTTTCGTTGGAGGATACAATCTGTGCAGGAGCCATTAGCTATGCATTTGCAACGCTAAGTGGGCAGCCGCCAGAGGCAATGATTGGCAACGACGAAGTAGTAGGGGCGATCGCGCTCTACACTCAGTGGAAGGATCGTCTGCTGGAGCTAATGCACTATGCTAGTCATGGTCAACGCCTCCTCCGGCTACAGTGCCACGAAGATCTAGAATATTGTGTGCAAATGGACTCTGTGGATGTTCTGCCCATTCAGCGAGAGCCAGGGGTATTGGTGCGCTATGTAGCCTGA